Below is a genomic region from Actinoallomurus bryophytorum.
CGCGAACAAGCAGGTAGGCGAATGAGCGATCTCCCCCGTCGCGCCGTGACCCGGACCGCCAAACTGGCGTCCCTCCCGATCGGCTTCGCCGGGCGTACGGCGCTCGGTGTCGGCAAGCGCACGTTCGGCAAGTCCGCCGAGCTGGTCGCCGTCGAGATCCAGCAGCGCACCGCCGAGCAGCTGTTCAAGGTGCTCGGTGAGCTCAAGGGCGGGGCGATGAAGCTCGGCCAGATGCTGTCGATCTTCGAAGCCGCACTGCCGCCGGAGATCGCGGGTCCTTACCGTGCGACGCTCACCCGGCTGCAGGAGGCGGCGCCGCCGCTGCCCGCCAGGACCGTTCACCGGGTCCTGGCCGAGGGGCTCGGCGAGGACTGGCGGGAGCTGTTCGACGAGTTCGACGACCGGCCCGCCGCGGCGGCCTCGATCGGCCAGGTCCACAAGGCGGTCTGGCACGACGGCCGTACGGTCGCGGTGAAGGTGCAGTACCCCGGCGCCGGACAGGCGCTGCTGAGCGACTTCAACCAGCTCGCACGGCTGAGCCGGCTGTTCTCCGCGCTGATGCCCGGGCTCGACATGAAGTCGATGCTGGCCGAGCTCAAACAGCGCGTCAGCGAGGAGCTCGACTACACGGTCGAGGCGGACTCACAGCGCGCCTTCGCCGCGGCGTACGCCGATGATCCCGACATCTACGTCCCGCAGGTCGTCGACCAGTCCGGCCACGTGCTCGTCACCGAGTGGATGGACGGCACTCCGCTCTCGGCGATCATCACGGGCGGCACCCAGGAGCAACGCGACCACGTGGGCCTGCTGTACTGCCGGTTCCTGTTCTCCGGGCCGGCGCGGTGCGGCCTGCTCCACGCCGACCCGCACCCGGGCAACTACCGGCTGCTCGACGACGGCCGCCTCGGGGTCATCGACTTCGGCGCCGTCGACCGGCTGCCGGGCGGTTTCCACCGGCGCATCGGGGTGCTCATGCGCATCGGCACACTTCTCGACATCGACCAGATCGTGGATGCCCTGCGCGAGGAGGGCTTCATCCGCGAGGGCGTGGAGATCGACCCGGAGTCGCTGCAGTCGTTCATCGTGCCGATCACCCAGCCGCTGATCGAGGACAATTTCAAGTTCAGCCGCGAGTGGCTGCGCCAGGAGTTCGCACGGGTCACCGACCTGCGGCCGACCAACGTCGTACGCCAGCTGAACCTCCCGCCGTCGTATGTGCTGATCCACCGCGTGGTGGCCGCGGGCACGGGCGTGCTGTGCCAGCTCGAGGCGGAGGGCCCGTTCCGTGGCGAGGCGCTGCGCTGGGTGCCCGGCTTCGCCGATGACGACCCGACCGGTGAGGAAGAGATCGCCAGCTGAGAGCCCGTGCTCCGGCTACCAGTAGGCCGGGTCCAGGCGGCCTTCGATCGAGCGGAGGTTGTCCCGGCTACAGCGGTCGCACAGGTGCTGCGCGCCCCGCTCGGTCACATCGGTGGTCCAGCCGAGCGGTGACTCGGCGGTGACTCCACATGACGTACAGCTGACCATTCCGTGCTGCCCCCTCTGTCGGCCTCACCCAAGCATCACCGATTCGCCCCGCGACCGGAAGCGGAACGCGGTGACGTTGGCCAATGCCTTGCCCCCACCAGGGCATCCCAACCGCTGGAGCCGGCCGGCGCACGATTCGCTCGCCTGCCCCTCCCCGCGAGCCGCCGGGCTCCGGGGCCGTGGAAACGACGAGGACCCCCGGCCGTTGGTGCCGGGGGTCCCGTTTCCTCTGGGAGGCGTGTCAGCTTCTCGGTGAGGCCGTCAGCGCGTGGTGAACAGGCGCCTGAGGCGGACGGCGGTCAGCTCGGCGTCCCGCCGGGCCCGGCGTGCGGCCCGGGCCTGGGCGAGGCCGCGCCGACGCACCGCGTCGCGCTCGGCCTCGCGTATTCGCTCCTGGGACAGTTCAATGCTCAGCAAGCTCATCTTCTGCTCTTTCTCGATGTGTTCGGGCTCGATGGGCGGTGGCGTCATGCCGCCACCTCGGCGTTCTTGCGCGGACGTCCACGCGGGCGCTTCCGTGGGACGACGACGCCGCGGATGAAGAGCTCCCCACCCCAGACACCCCAGGGCTCGCGGCGCTCGAGAGCACCGGCGAGGCAGGCGCGCCGGATCGGGCACTCGGCGCACAGCGCCTTGGCCAGTTCGACGTCCTGTGGCGACTCGGCGAAGAAGAGCTCAGGCTCGTTCCGACAGGGAAGATCAAGGTTCTCGCTGATCGCGGTGAGCGCGAGGCCCAAGGTCTCCACCCCTTTCTTGATTCGATCTCGTTGGCTCGGTTGTGTGTGGCCAAACAAAAAGGCCGCGGTTCCCGGGTTCGGGATCCGCGGCCTGGAGGCCTGCCAGAGCTTTTACTCTGGCGGTCTCCAGGGGTGCGGACCCTTGGGCATACGGATGCCGGTGTCCTTGACCTGGTCATTGACCTGAACAGCCGCGGATTTGGCGAAGACATGCTGCTCCACGCGCTTCTCCACGCCGCTAGCTCGCTCGCGCCCGGCTTCGGGGGAGGCATAGCCGGCGGCGGTAAGCGGCACGAGGCCGCGCGAGGACAGCACAGTCGTACGCGGGCATGCGGCAGGCCACGTCAGCAACGCGCTGAAGTTCGTCACAGGACTGCCACCGCCTCTCTCGTCCGAAGGCTCTTCTGCGATCAGAGAGCCCTTCATGTGCTCGCGAGAAGCGTACGATCGCTTCCCGGATGCAGGCAACGTATTTTCCACCTGCGATTTCTTATTTTTCGAAGCGTTGCCTTGAGGCCTCGTACAGGAGCACCGTCGCGGCGGCCGCGGCGTTGAGCGAAGAGGCCGCCCCGCCGATGGGGATGCGCACCACCTCGTCGCAGGCAGCGAGCCATGCGGCGCTCATCCCCCGCGTCTCGTTGCCGATCACGATCAGTGCCGGGTCGCGCAGATCACAGCGGTGTACGTCCCGATTTCCGGTCTCGTCGGTGCCGATGATCTGGATGTCCGCACCACGGGCCCATTCGGCGACCGTCCCCGGCGAGGGCGCACGCACGACGGGGACGGCGAACAGCGACCCCGTGCTGGCGCGTACGGCCTTGGGGTCATAGACGTCGGCCGCGTGCCCGGTCACGATGACGCCGGCGGCGCCGAACGCGTCGGCGGAGCGCACGACGGTCCCGATGTTGCCGGGATCGCTGGGCCGGTCGAAGACGATCACGGGCCCGCCGGGCGTGATGCGGTCCAGGTCGTCCGGCGGGAGGGCGGCCACCGCCACCAGCTCGGCCTCGTCCTTGGCGGCGAGCTCGGCCAGCAGGTCCGGAGCCATCTCGACGCGCTCCGCGCGCGTGTCGCGCAGCATGTCCTCGGCCCACGACGACAGCCGGCGCCCGGAGGCGTACAGGAGACTGCGGATGGGCCAGCCACGCTCGGCGGCGATGGTGATCGGCCGTACGCCGTGCACGAGGAACTCCCCGGCCCGGCCACGCTTCGTACGGTTGGTGAGGAGCGCCTCCCACTGCTGGAAGCGCGCGTTGCGCGTCGTGACCCGCAACGCCCCGGTGGCGCTCACGCGGCGCGCTCGGCCGGAGCCCCGGTGCGAACCCGCAGGAGCCCGCAGCCCTGCCGGCTGGTCGGCAGCTGCCCGGGAAGTCTCACGATCGGCACCCTACAGGCGCCGCCGCGGGAGGGATCCGCGCCGAGGCCCAGGCGGTACAGGCACGGTTGTAACGCTCCCTGAGGTCCGGACATCTGCTGAGATAAATCCAGAGAAGGGAAACGGCGTGGATGATCCGCCGGATGGACCTCGACGGCACTTCGAGAAGATCTACGAGACGCATTACACCGCGATCGCCCAGTACGCACTGCGTCGTACCGAGTCCTCGGACGATGCCGTCGACGTGGTCAGCGAGACGTTCCTCACGGCATGGCGCCGGCTGCACGACGTGCCGGCAGGTGACGAGACGCGCCTGTGGCTGTACGGCGTGGCACGCCGTGTCCTCGCCAACCTTCACCGGGGCGCGGCCCGGCGTGAGCTGCTGACGGCGCGCCTGCGGATGTCATTCGCCGAGTCCTTCGCGGACCGGCCGCGTGAGTGCGACGAGGTGCGTGCCGCCTTCGCCGGACTCTCGGCAGGTGATCGCGAACTGCTCTCCCTGACCGGCTGGGAGGGACTGTCTCCCACCGAGATCGCGACGGTGCTGGGGTGCTCGCGCGGCACCGTACGGGTGCGGTTGCACCGGGCCCGCAGGCGTCTCGCCCGGGAGCTGGCGGTGGCGGGCGCGGACCTGGAGCGCTACGGCACCCGGGCGATGGAGCTGGCAGAAGGAGTGAACCGATGAACGTCGACCGGATCGTGCGACACCTCGACCCGATGAACACCGCACCTCGGCTGGACGAGGACGCGCGGGAGCTGTGCGCCGAGATCACGGCCGTGCCACGGAACACCGGGCGGCCCCGTGTGCCGGCGCCGCGCCGGTGGCGGGTCGGCGTGCCGCTCGTCGCCGCCGTCGCCGCTGTGGTCCTGGCGCTGACCTGGCTGCTGCCGGGGGCGTTCGGCCTGGGCCCGCGCCCGGCCTCGGCGGCCCTGGACATCAAGCGGCAGGGTGGCTACTACGTCGTCACGGTGAAGGACCTGTTCGCCGACCCGGCGCGCTACCAGGCCCAGCTGCGGGGACGCGGCCTCAACATCTCGCTCAAGCTCGTGCCCACGACGCCGGACGCCGAGGGCCGGCCGTTCGTGCTGGATCCGAAGGAGAACGGCCTGACCGAGGCGGATGTTCGCCTCAGGAAGGACCTGATCACGACCATCGCCCACCCCGCCAAGTGTGAGGTGCCTGGGGGCTGCGCGATCGGGTTGAAGATCCCGGTCGGATACACCGGCAGTGCGGTCATCTACCTCGGGCGCGAGGCCCGGCCGGGTGAGAGCTACCAGGACCCTCCGGACCTCAATGCTCCCGGCGGACCGCTGCACTGCGTGCACTACCTGAAGAGGACCGTCGACGAGGTACGCACGCTGCTGAGGCGGCACGGCGTGCCGACGGTGACGTTCACGGACGGCCATGGAACGCCGGGCTCGGTCCCGGGCTCCTGGTACGTCCACGACGGTGTCCTGAGCGGACCGGGCCGTGCCCTCCTCCTGGTCGCCCCCACGCTGAAGCGCCCCGACGCGCCGGGGCCCGTCCTGACGGGCGACCTGTGGTGGCACGGCTGCTGAGCCCCGGGCCCGGCCCTCGGGCAGCGTGACGGGTATGGCGGGCGTGGCCGATGGCCACGCCCGCCCTGACGCGCCGGATCTGGGGGCCGCGGGCCCGGATCCCGCGCTGTACGAGGCTGTTCGCCCGCTCAGCCGTGCAGAATCGCCTCGGCGATCGCGTCGGGGTGGGTCAACAGGGCTTCGTGGGTCCCGGGGACCATCACGGGCTCGAGCCCGAGCCGGGCGGCGTACTCGAGTCCGGGCCGGGGCAGCGCGCGGTCGTCCGCACTGAGGATGTACTGAGCGCGAATGCCGAGCGTGGTCACGTCCGGGACGTCGAGCGCGTCCAGGAAGTAGCCACGAGGCTGGGATGTCAGCAGTTCCGCCAGCAAACGTTGCGCGTCCTCCGCGACACCCTGCATGAGCAGCCGCTGGACGACCTCTGGGGTGAGCGAGACGCGGTCCGGCGAAGCCGCCATCAGCTCCGGCAGGAAGCCGGGAGCCCCCGCCGGCAGATCCTCCACCAGCGACCTGCCACGTACGGGAACGAGCGCGCTGTAGTAGACGACCTTGGAGACCCTGTCCGCCAGACGGTGAGCGGCTCCGGTGATCGGGTAGCCGCCCCAGCTGTGCCCGACCAAGGTCACCTGACCGGAGCTCAGCCGTTCCGTCTCGGCGACCACGTGGTCCACCGCGTCCTGAAGCCCCAGCCCCGTGGCGTCATCACCATCGTCCAGGCCGGGCAGCGTGAGGCAGATCGCACGATGCCCGGCCGCGCGCAGCCGCTCGGCCACCGGCCGCCACGCCCACCCGCCATGCCAGGCTCCCGGTATCAGCACGTAGGTCGGCGAGTCCCGGTCCATGGTTGAACCATAGTGCCCCTGACCTGCCCATCTTCGCATCGGCCCGGAGATCCCGAAGATCGGGCCGGCCGTGGCGGGTCAGGCCCCCGTCGTCCTGATCAGGCCCTCCTGGACGACCGAGACGACGAGCTCGCCCTCCCGGGTGAACACCTCGCCACGGGCCAGCCCTCGGGCGCCCGAGGCGTTGGGGGTGTCCTGCGCGTACAGCAGCCACTGGTCGGCGCGGAACGGGCGGTGGAACCACATGGCGTGGTCCAGGCTGGCGCCCATGGTCTTCTTGTCGCCCCAGGCCAGGCCGTGGTTGAGCAGGACCGTGTCGAGCAGCGTCATGTCCGAGGCGTACGTCATCAGGCAGACGTGCAGCAGGGGGTCGTCCGGGAGCTCGCCGTCGACGCGCAGCCAGACCTTCGACTCCGGGCCGGTCAGCGACGGGTCGCGGGCGGCCTCCCAGGTGAGCGGGGTGACGTGCCGCAGGTCGACCGGGCGCCTGCGGTGGAAGTCGTCCGCCATCGGGCCGAACAGCTTTTCCAGCCGCTCGCGGAACGTCGGCAGGCTTTCCGGGTCCGGCACCTCGGGCATCGGCGCCTGGTGGGACGGGCCGTCCTCCAGGACCTGGAACGACGCCGACAGCGTGAAGATCACTTTGCCGTGCTGTACGGCGGATACGCGGCGCGTCGTGAACGACCGGCCGTCGCGTACGCGGTCGACGGTGTAGACCAGCGGCACGCTCGGGTCGCCGGGGCGGATGAAGTAGGCGTGCAGCGAGTGGACGTGGCGGTCCTGCGGCACCGTGCGGCCGGCGGCGACCAGCGCCTGCCCTGCCACCTGGCCGCCGAACACGCGCTGCTGGCGTTCTTCGGGGCTGCGCCCGCGGAAGATGTTCATTTCGATCTGCTCAAGATCGAGCAGATCGAGCAGCTCCTTCAGTGCGCCGTTCATTTCGTGGTGTTCCCTACTCAATTGACCGGATCATCAGTCAACCAGGTCGGCGGAGGTCATCTCGCCCCGGCACAGCGCGAGGACATCGGAGCCGTAGCGGTCGAGCTTGACCGCGCCGACGCCGGGGATCGCGGCCAGCTCCGACTCCGACGCGGGGGCGCGCTCGGCGATCGCCTGAAGGGTCGCGTCGGTGAACACGACGTACGACGGGACCTTCAGCTTCTTGGAGGTGTTCACCCGCCAGTCCTTCATGCGGGTCAGCAGCTCCTCGTCGTAGTCGGCGGGACAGCTCTCACAGCGGCCGAGCTTGCGCTCGATCGCCGCGGTCAGCGGGCGGCCGCAGACCCGGCACGGCTGCGGGCCCTGCGCGGCCGCCCGGCGCCGGGACCGGTCGACACGCGGAGGCCCGGCACTCTGGGGCGCCAGGCCGTCGAGGAACCGGGACCGCCGGCGGCCCTTGCGCCCGCCCGGAGAGCGGGCGAGCGCCCACGAGAGCGTCAGGAACTCCCGCGCCCGCGTCACCCCGACATAGAGCAGCCGGCGCTCCTCCTCGATCTGCTCGGGGTTCTTCTCCGCGTAGATGATCGGCAGCGTGCCCTCGACCAGGCCCGCCAGGAAGACCGCGTCCCACTCCAGCCCCTTGGCGGTGTGCAGCGTGGCGAGGGTCACGCCTTCGAGCGTCGGCGCGTGCTGCGCGCCGGCCCGTTCTTCCAGCTCCGCCACGAACTCCCGCAGGCCCGCCGACGGCCGGTCGGCGGCCACGTCCTCGGCGAGCTGGGCCAGCGCCGCCAGGGACTCCCAGCGCTCGCGTGCCGCGCCCCTGCCCTCGGGCGGCTTGTCCGTGAGACCGGCGCTGGCCAGGACGTCGCGTACGGCGCGTACGAGCGGCTCGTCGCCCGCCGAGCGCGCGGCGCCGCGGAGCAGCACCACGGACTGGCGCACCTCGGCGCGTTCGAAGAACCGCTCGGCGCCCTTGACGACATAGGGCACGCCCTGGTCGGCGAAGGCCTGTTCGTACGGCTCGGACTGGGCGTTGATGCGGAACAGCACGGCGATCTCGCGTGCGGGTACGCCCTCGTCGAGCAGCTCGCGGATGCGCTTGGCCACGGCATCGGCCTCGGCCACCTCGTCGTCGTACTCGTGGAAGGCCGGCGCCGGGCCCGCGGGGCGCTGGGCGACCAGCTCCAGGCGGTGCCGGCGCGCCTCGCCGCGAGCCTGGGCCAGCACGCCGTTCGCGAGCCCCACGACCTGCGGCGTCGAACGGTAGTCGCGGACGAGCTCGACGACCTTCGCCCCGGGGTGCTCGATCGTGAAGTTGAGCAGGTACGAGGGGCTGGCGCCGGTGAAGGAGTAGATCGTCTGGTTCGGGTCGCCGACGACGCACAGGTCCTTGCGCTCGCCGAGCCACGTGTCGAGCAGGAGCTTCTGCAGCGGGTTGACGTCCTGGTATTCGTCTACCACGAAGTGGCGGTACTGGTCGCGGAACTGGTTCGCGACCTCCTGGTGCTCGGTGAAGATCGCGGCGGTCAGCTCCAGCATGCCCTCGAAGTCGACCAGGTTGCGGTCGCGGCGGAGCTGTTCGTACGCGTCGTAGAGGCGGGCCATGTCGGCCGCGTCGGCCGGCGGGGTACGTGCGGCCTTGGCCGCGGCCGCGACGTATTCGCCGGGGCGGGTCTGGGTGACCTTCGCCCACTCCACCTCGGCCGCGGCGTCGCGCAGCTCGGTGCGGCCGAAGGACAGGCGGCACGCGCGCGCCGCCTCGGCGACCAGGCCGAGCTTGGACTCGACCAGCCGGGGAGGCTCACCCCCGATGACCTTCGGCCAGAAGTAGTGCAGCTGTTTGAAGGCGGCGGCGTGGAACGTCTTCGCCTGCACCCCTGGGGCGCCGAGCTGCCGCAGCCGCCCGCGCAGCTCACCCGCGGCGCGCGTGGTGAACGTCACCGCCAGCACGCGCTGCGGCGAGACCACACCGGTGAGCACGGAGTACGCGATCCGGTGGGTGATCGCACGGGTCTTGCCCGTGCCCGCGCCGGCCAGCACGCACACCGGCCCGCGTATGGCCTCGGCGACCTCACGCTGCTCCGGGTCAAGTCCGGCAAGGACCTCATCCGCATCCATCGCCCCTCCTTCCTCGGATCGCTCATCCTCTCAGGCCCATCGGACGCTCGCGCCCCTTCCCTCACGTGTCGCGACACGGGGAATGAGGTGGCCTGACCCGGTGTTGAGAGAATGTTCGCGACTGAGGGTTGACCGACGATGCCGGGGAGAGTCATGACCACGCCCACGACGGGTGAGCTCACGATGTACACCACGACCTGGTGTGGCTTCTGCAGGCGGCTGAAGACGCAGCTGTCGCGCGATGGGATCGAGATGGTCGAGGTCGACATCGAGCGCGACCCGGCGGCCGCCGCGTTCGTCGAGAGTGTCAACGGCGGCAACCAGACCGTCCCGGTCGTCGTGTTCCCCGATGGCACCGCCGTGACCAACCCCACCGCCAAGGACGTGAAGGCGCGCCTCGCGGCGATCGTGACGACCTGACGCTGTCGGCCTGACCTGGGCGATCACTGGCCGGATGCAGTTTCGGGCCAGCGGTAATGTGTGTTATGCGCCCATCCCTGCTGGCGCCGCTCCGGCGCCGGGTACACCCGCCCCTGGCCACGGGAATCCTCGTGGCGGCACTGTGCCTCATGACGGAGACGGCCGTCGGCGCCCTGCTCGGGAAAATGGTGCCGGTCCAGTCCCTCGGCGTGCTGTACCTCCTCGGCCTGCTGCTGATCGCGACGGTGTGGGGTCTCGTCCTGGGGCTCCTGATGGCCCTCGCCAGCACCGTCGTGTTCGACTACTTCCTCATTCCGCCCGCGTGGAGCCTGCGGCTCAACCGCGACGAGGACCTGGCGATCCTCGGCGTCTTCATGGCTCTGGCGCTCCTGGCCTGCACGCTCGCGAGGCTGTCCCAGCTGCTGTCCGCCGAGGTGGAGGCGCGCAAGGAGGCCGACCTGTCCGCCGAGCTGGCCCGCCTCCTGCTGCGCACGCCGGACCCGGGCACCGTCCTGCAGTCGGCCGCGCGGCGGCTGGCGCGGACGCTGGGGCTGCCCTCGGCCGCGATCGAGCGCGGCGTGATCGCCTCGGACGTCCGGCATGAGGCCTTCCCGCTCCGTGGCGAACAGGTGATGGCCACCCTCCTCGTTCCCGCCGGTCTGCCACGGCAGGTGACACGCCGCCTGCGAGAGCGCGTGATCCCCTCGCTGGAGGTGCTCCTGGAGGCGGCGTGCGAGCGCAAGAAGGTCGCGGACGCGCTGCGCGACAGCCGCGACGAGCTCGCCCGGATCGCCGACGAACAGGCCTCGCTCCGTCGCCTGGCCACGCTGGTCGCCCATGCCGCCCCGCCCACGGAGGTCTTCCACGCGGTCGCCCACGAGATGGGGCGGATCCTGGGGGCGATGCACACAGTGGTGGCCCGCTACGAGCCCGTCGCCTCCGCGGTCACCGTCGGCAACTGGAACAACCGCCCTGACCTCGACGCCACCATGCCGCTCCACTCCCACTGGACCCTCGAACCCGGCACCGTCTCCGAGCTGGTGTCGCGTACGGGTGCGCCCTCGCGGGTCGACGCGTACCTGGGCGCCGGCCCGCTCACCCGAAGGCTGCGCGCGCGGGGGATCGTCTCCTCCGTCGGCTGTCCGATCGTGGTCGGCCGGTCCCTGTGGGGCGTGGCGATCGTCTCCGCCAGCACGTCCGACCCGCTGCCGGACGACACCGAGATGCGCATGCTGGAGTTCACCGAGCTCGCCGCCGCCGCGATCGCCAACGCCCAGGGCAACGCCGATCTGAAGGCCTCACGTGCCCGAGTCGTCGCCGCCGCCGACGAGGCACGCCGCCGCGTCGAACGCGATCTGCACGACGGGACGCAACAGCGACTGGTCTCCCTGGGCCTCGAACTGCGCGGGATCGGAGAGGCGATCCCGCCGGAGCTGGACGAGGTCAGAACGCAGCTGGCACGGACGGCGAAGTCGCTGGACGACGCCGTGGTGGATCTGCAGGAGCTTTCACGCGGCCTGCATCCGGCGATCCTGTCCAAGGGCGGTCTCAAGCCGGCGCTCACGGTGCTCGCACGGCGGTCCGCCATGCCGGTCGAGCTCGACGTGTCCGTGTGCGGGCGGCTCGCGCAGCGCTTCGAGGTGACCGTCTACTACATCGTGTCCGAGGCGCTCACGAACGCGGCCAAGCACGCGTTCGCCTCCGTCGTTCACATCGGACTCGCCATGAACGGCCGCACCCTGCGGCTCTCGATCAGCGACGACGGCGTCGGCGGAGCCGATCCGAGCTGCGGATCGGGCCTGATCGGCCTCACCGACCGCGTCGAGGCCATCGGCGGCAAGATCTCGATCGTCAGCCCGGCCCGTGGTGGGACCTCCCTGCTGATCGAGTTCCCGCTGGACGAGCGCGGGTGATGCTCACCGGGCCCGCGAGAGGTCGGTGATGACGACCTTCCCGATGGGCCGGTCCTCGATCAGATGGCGGAGTGCCTCGCCCGCGGCGTCGAGCGGATAGATCGAGTCGATGACCGGAAAGATCCGCGCGTCGGCCAGCAGGCCGGTGATGGTGGACCAGGCGAGACGCGACTCGGCGGCGTCCACCGCGGTCAGGGAGAACCCGTGCAGGCTGGCGCGGCGCCGTACGACGTCGCCGATCGGCAGGTGCGCCACCCCGCCGCCGGACTGGCCGACCAGCACGATCCGCCCCTCGGTCGCCAGTGTCTCGGCGATCTGCGCGGTCAGCTCGCCCCCGACGCCGTCGACGGCGACGTCGATGCCGTCGGCGAAACCGGCGCCGAGCCCGCCGGCCAGCCGGTCGCACTCGAGGTCGACCACCTCGATCCCGTACGCCCACGGCGCCGCGCGTACGGCCTCGGCCTTGGCCGTGCTGCCCGCGCTGCCGGCCACGGCGGAGGCGCCGAGCGCGCGGGCCACCTGGGCGGTCGCGTTGCCGATGCTGCCGCCGATGGCGGGTGAGAAGACCCGCGCTCCCGGCGAGAACATGCCCAGGCGCAGGGCGAGCACGGCGGTGAGGTAGGCGATCGGCACCGTGGCCGCCACCTCGTCGGCGACGTTCACGGGGATCTCGGCAAGGTTCTGTTCCGGGATCACGGCGAACTCCGCCATCGTGCCGTCCGCGGTGACGCCGACGGGCCCGGCGAAGAACATCACGCGAGTGCCGGGCTCCCACCGGCCCGCGGGGTCGGCGACGACGACGCCCGCTCCCTCATTGCCCAGCGTGACCGGGCCCGGCATCGCGCCGGTGGCGACCGTGTGGTCCCACCGGGTCACCCCCGCGGCGGTGACCTGCACCAGCACCTCTCCGGTGCCGGGCGTGGGATCTTCGACGTACTCGACGCGCAGGTCGGTGGTGTGCTCGGTGATCGGATACGCGCGCGCAGCCTTCACCCGCCGCCCCCTTCGCAGCCCCCTGGAGCGGACGTTGACGCGACACGATGTCCCCGAGTGCCGCTTTCGTCCCTACCGTCACTCGGCATACCCCCGGCACTGGTGCGGCACGCCTGATCAGGGCCGGTACCTGCCGGTATGGCAGGCACCGGCCCTGGGTTCTCAGGACGGAAGCGTCCACTTCTGGTTGGCGGCGGAAGCGTTGCAGTCCCAGATCTGCAGACGGGTGCCGTTGGCCGAGCTCGGGCCGGTCGCGTCCAGGCACCTGCCCGATCCGGTGTTGACCAGCGTCCCGCCCGAGCCGGGTTGCCACTTCTGGGCGGCGGAACCGTTGCAGTCATACAGCTGCACCGGCGTGCCGTTGGCCGTACCGGCCGACGTGACGTCCATGCACTTGCCCAGTGCCCGCAGGGTCTGGTCCGATCCGACGGTCCAGCTCTGCGCGGACGTGCCGTTGCAGTCGTACAGCTGCACCGCCGCGCCGTTGGCGCTGCTCGCCGCGGCCACGTCGACGCACTTGCCGCCGTACCCGGTGATCTGACCGCCGGTGCCACCGCCACCGGTCGCGCTGGTGGTGACGTGCACGTAGTCGACGACGAGTTGCTGCGGGAAGGTGGTGGAACCGTCCGGGTCGCCCGGCCAGTAG
It encodes:
- a CDS encoding DUF4118 domain-containing protein; its protein translation is MRPSLLAPLRRRVHPPLATGILVAALCLMTETAVGALLGKMVPVQSLGVLYLLGLLLIATVWGLVLGLLMALASTVVFDYFLIPPAWSLRLNRDEDLAILGVFMALALLACTLARLSQLLSAEVEARKEADLSAELARLLLRTPDPGTVLQSAARRLARTLGLPSAAIERGVIASDVRHEAFPLRGEQVMATLLVPAGLPRQVTRRLRERVIPSLEVLLEAACERKKVADALRDSRDELARIADEQASLRRLATLVAHAAPPTEVFHAVAHEMGRILGAMHTVVARYEPVASAVTVGNWNNRPDLDATMPLHSHWTLEPGTVSELVSRTGAPSRVDAYLGAGPLTRRLRARGIVSSVGCPIVVGRSLWGVAIVSASTSDPLPDDTEMRMLEFTELAAAAIANAQGNADLKASRARVVAAADEARRRVERDLHDGTQQRLVSLGLELRGIGEAIPPELDEVRTQLARTAKSLDDAVVDLQELSRGLHPAILSKGGLKPALTVLARRSAMPVELDVSVCGRLAQRFEVTVYYIVSEALTNAAKHAFASVVHIGLAMNGRTLRLSISDDGVGGADPSCGSGLIGLTDRVEAIGGKISIVSPARGGTSLLIEFPLDERG
- a CDS encoding quinone oxidoreductase family protein, with the protein product MKAARAYPITEHTTDLRVEYVEDPTPGTGEVLVQVTAAGVTRWDHTVATGAMPGPVTLGNEGAGVVVADPAGRWEPGTRVMFFAGPVGVTADGTMAEFAVIPEQNLAEIPVNVADEVAATVPIAYLTAVLALRLGMFSPGARVFSPAIGGSIGNATAQVARALGASAVAGSAGSTAKAEAVRAAPWAYGIEVVDLECDRLAGGLGAGFADGIDVAVDGVGGELTAQIAETLATEGRIVLVGQSGGGVAHLPIGDVVRRRASLHGFSLTAVDAAESRLAWSTITGLLADARIFPVIDSIYPLDAAGEALRHLIEDRPIGKVVITDLSRAR